In a genomic window of Cydia fagiglandana chromosome 8, ilCydFagi1.1, whole genome shotgun sequence:
- the LOC134666519 gene encoding ethanolamine kinase has product MSTVCLPAGDIFVPVQIEENDIYTGIFKLLEVIRPEWSKEHVKFKLYTDGITNKLVACQYQSQAQFNDNISSGNNVVLVRIYGNKTDLIIDRTAELRNIKKLNVLGLAPKIYGIFENGLAYQYYPGITLNVDTVLDSKVWPLVAKQMAKMHKVQLGPEVTKKPMVWDKIDQFLNLLPEPFTDETKQKRFVDSFGSLTKLRIESERLKSYVTKTESPIVFAHNDLLLGNVIHNQDEGTISFIDYEYAAYNYQAFDIANHFNEFVGLSIDDIDYAKYPSKEFQMSWIAAYLAEFLNVDSPDQRAVEKVYEEVQQLALASHFMWGAWSLVQFELSDIDFDFGRYAKIRFGRYFELKDNIFKQLS; this is encoded by the exons ATGAGTACTGTTTGCTTACCCGCTGGAGACATTTTTGTGCCTGTCCAAATTGAGGAAAATGATATATATACTGGAATATTTAAGCTCCTTGAAGTTATACGGCCTGAATGGTCCAAGGAACATGTAAAATTTAAG ttgtaCACAGATGGGATCACAAATAAACTTGTTGCATGCCAATACCAATCCCAGGCTCAATTTAATGATAATATTAGTAGTGGAAATAATGTCGTGCTCGTTCGTATATATGGAAATAAAACGGATTTAATTATTGACAGAACTGCTGAATTGAG GAACATAAAGAAACTCAATGTTCTCGGCTTGGCACCTAAAATATATGGGATATTTGAAAATGGATTGGCTTATCAATACTACCCTGGAATAACTCTAAATGTGGACACTGTTTTGGATTCAAAAGTTTGGCCACTAGTGGCAAAGCAAATGGCGAAAATGCACAAAGTTCAGTTGGGACCTGAG GTGAcaaaaaaaccaatggtatggGATAAAATTGatcaatttttaaatttattaccaGAACCATTTACAGACGAAACTAAACAGAAGAG ATTTGTCGATAGCTTTGGCTCACTAACCAAACTAAGGATAGAATCCGAGCGGTTAAAGTCGTATGTAACAAAAACCGAGAGCCCGATCGTGTTTGCTCACAATGATTTACTTCTAGGAAACGTTATCCACAACCAAGATGAAGGAACTATATCTTTTATAGACTATGAATATGCCGCTTATAATTATCAAGCGTTTGACATAGCGAATCATTTCAATGAATTTGTTG GGTTGTCAATAGATGATATCGACTACGCCAAATATCCTAGCAAGGAGTTCCAGATGTCTTGGATAGCTGCGTACTTGGCAGAGTTTTTGAACGTGGATTCACCAGACCAGAGGGCAGTGGAGAAAGTGTACGAGGAAGTCCAGCAATTGGCGTTGGCCTCCCATTTTATGTGGGGGGCGTGGTCATTGGTGCAATTCGAACTTTCGGATATTGATTTCGATTTTGGAAG GTACGCCAAGATACGGTTCGGCCGATATTTCGAACTGAAAGATAACATCTTCAAGCAACTGAGTTGA
- the LOC134666520 gene encoding RNA polymerase II subunit A C-terminal domain phosphatase SSU72 → MADLFVAVVCSSNMNRSMEAHAFLAKKGFKVKSFGTGEKVKLPGASADRPNCYEFGVPYDDIYNDLLDKDKTYYTQNGLLHMLDRNRRIKPCPERFQVCNDRFDVIITCEERVYDQVIEWFGSRRSIHNQPVHVINIDIQDNHEEATIGAFLISDMVSKMAQSDDLDNDIDELLHDFEGKCHRPILNCIMFY, encoded by the coding sequence ATGGCAGATTTATTTGTTGCTGTCGTCTGTTCTTCGAACATGAACCGTAGCATGGAAGCACACGCATTCCTAGCTAAGAAGGGGTTCAAAGTGAAATCATTTGGTACGGGAGAAAAAGTGAAACTGCCGGGTGCATCGGCTGATCGACCTAATTGTTATGAGTTTGGAGTTCCGTACGATGATATCTATAACGACTTGTTGGACAAAGATAAGACATACTACACCCAAAACGGATTGCTACACATGTTAGATAGAAATCGAAGAATCAAGCCATGCCCGGAGAGGTTCCAGGTTTGCAATGACCGCTTTGATGTGATCATCACATGTGAAGAAAGAGTATATGATCAAGTAATTGAATGGTTTGGGTCAAGGAGGTCCATTCACAACCAGCCAGTGCACGTGATCAACATCGACATACAGGACAACCATGAGGAAGCTACCATCGGAGCATTTCTCATCAGCGACATGGTTTCTAAGATGGCACAGAGTGATGACTTGGACAATGATATTGATGAATTATTACATGACTTTGAGGGCAAATGCCATAGACCTATTTTgaattgtattatgttttattga
- the LOC134666521 gene encoding large ribosomal subunit protein uL22m, with protein MNIFRNLCAPGFKAIQVNSIHTSAPSLAWTKSTLPKNFLSHNNKVYPPREIGEERRPAFVCHQITNIKYSPDKLWYIACLVRGMTVDEAVKQLSFVNKKGAEYVKKAILEAQELAVTQHNVEFRSNLWIAESYSGLGNVIKGIRRHARGRLGEVRYKYSHYFVRLEEGKPPKDYYKLNPQTPQQQLDSWLENMRKRKVTNSL; from the exons ATGAACATTTTTAGAAATCTCTGTGCGCCAGGATTTAAAGCAATTCAAGTCAATTCCATTCATACTTCTGCTCCATCGTTGGCATGGACCAAATCTACATTGCCGAAGAATTTTTTGTCACACAATAATAAAGTGTATCCCCCACGGGAAATCGGCGAGGAACGGCGACCGGCT TTTGTTTGCCACCAAATCACCAATATAAAATACAGCCCTGACAAACTATGGTATATTGCATGTCTTGTGCGGGGCATGACAGTGGATGAAGCAGTGAAACAGTTAAGTTTTGTCAACAAAAAGGGAGCTGAATATGTCAAGAAGGCTATTCTTGAGGCACAGGAACTCGCAGTTACTCAGCACAATGTTGAATTTAGAAGTAATTTATGGATAG CTGAATCATATTCTGGTCTAGGGAATGTCATCAAAGGTATAAGGAGGCATGCTCGCGGCAGGCTCGGTGAAGTGCGCTACAAGTACTCACATTACTTTGTGCGCCTAGAGGAAGGGAAACCACCCAAAGATTACTACAAGTTGAACCCGCAGACACCACAACAGCAACTGGACAGTTGGTTGGAAAATATGAGGAAAAGAAAAGTTACTAACTCTTTATaa